A single window of Actinoallomurus bryophytorum DNA harbors:
- a CDS encoding lanthionine synthetase C family protein translates to MNTQLRQRAAQIVDVVADRLADAPRVAEIAGAPHNVITTIDGTVPLWSPLNLSDGYPGVALLFAELAAHDPARRRSTHDHLVAGLAASPSPPPAELYSGAGALTYAAQAAARIHGGYATLLAMMDRNIAEEATAQAEASRARIDAGEPIGHWASYDLICGTGGLGCYLLARHELADDGMVTDALTTVLSLFTSVALADDVTLNGVKVPAWWVRHDQLYNETDSGGHLDLGMAHGMSGVLALLALAWRAGVRVDRQDEAISRIVAKLNEFRLTDAAGPYWPTALMAVDIVRPSTERPRERDVWCRGSAGLARALHLAGAAFGNADWQADARDTLLAALGTADPGRVNSMTLCHGWSGLLQITWRMAMDTGDPSYRDACDALASTIIDGFDEKEPFGFAYIHPRTKRKHDRPGFLEGAAGIALALHAYAGGEPPVTNWDAVLLLN, encoded by the coding sequence ATGAACACCCAGCTGAGACAGCGAGCGGCCCAGATCGTCGACGTGGTGGCCGACCGGCTGGCGGACGCGCCGCGGGTCGCCGAGATCGCCGGAGCGCCGCACAACGTGATCACCACGATCGACGGCACGGTGCCCCTGTGGAGTCCGCTGAACCTCTCCGACGGATACCCGGGTGTCGCGCTGCTCTTCGCCGAGCTGGCCGCGCACGACCCCGCGCGGCGTCGAAGCACTCACGACCACCTCGTCGCGGGTCTCGCCGCCTCACCCTCGCCACCGCCGGCGGAGCTCTACTCCGGAGCTGGGGCGCTCACCTATGCCGCCCAGGCCGCGGCCCGGATCCACGGCGGCTACGCGACGCTGCTGGCCATGATGGACCGGAACATCGCGGAGGAGGCGACGGCCCAGGCCGAGGCCTCCCGCGCCCGGATCGACGCCGGTGAGCCCATCGGCCACTGGGCCTCCTACGACCTCATCTGCGGAACGGGCGGCCTCGGCTGCTACCTGCTCGCCCGGCACGAGCTCGCCGACGACGGCATGGTCACCGACGCCCTGACGACCGTGCTCTCCCTTTTCACGTCGGTGGCCCTGGCCGACGACGTCACGCTGAACGGCGTGAAGGTGCCCGCCTGGTGGGTCCGTCACGATCAGCTCTACAACGAGACGGACAGCGGCGGCCATCTCGACCTCGGCATGGCACACGGCATGTCGGGCGTCCTCGCCCTGCTCGCACTGGCGTGGCGGGCCGGCGTCCGGGTCGACCGTCAGGATGAGGCGATCAGCCGGATCGTCGCGAAACTGAACGAGTTCCGGCTGACCGACGCCGCCGGACCGTACTGGCCCACCGCGCTCATGGCCGTCGACATCGTCCGGCCGTCCACCGAGCGGCCTCGGGAACGCGACGTCTGGTGCCGCGGCTCCGCCGGCCTGGCGCGCGCCCTCCACCTCGCCGGCGCCGCGTTCGGGAACGCGGACTGGCAGGCCGACGCCCGCGACACGCTACTCGCCGCCCTCGGCACGGCGGATCCCGGCCGCGTCAACAGCATGACGCTGTGCCACGGGTGGTCCGGACTGTTGCAGATCACGTGGCGAATGGCCATGGACACGGGCGATCCGTCGTACCGAGACGCCTGCGACGCCCTCGCCTCGACGATCATCGACGGCTTCGACGAGAAGGAACCATTCGGGTTCGCCTACATCCACCCACGGACGAAGCGGAAACACGACCGGCCGGGCTTCCTCGAGGGCGCCGCGGGCATCGCACTCGCCCTGCACGCCTATGCCGGCGGCGAACCCCCGGTGACCAACTGGGATGCCGTCCTGCTGTTGAACTAG
- a CDS encoding lantibiotic dehydratase, with protein MSEEAEFRAAGFAMARLSALSTIREVVRPAHESGSAELSAFLLDAAADPFIREAVAVSSASLDALLDKLVSGVPVEPKRLRSAALSMTRYIVRMTHRPTPFGLMAGVAAARLDDEPKIRIGARHRKHARVDMAWLSAVIRPWETAPAVLEHLRVVANDLCFVRGDRLIIPYAPPGDANWGLDDRERTVRHTGAVRLALAAAGTPIRHADLVTHVREAFPGIGEAVVRRMLAGLVEHDVLLTDLRPPATAADPLDHVLQRLASVNDHPGHAALGQVRVLLDVYEATPPGKGREVLRIAAGAMRALHVTDRPVHVDLAMDADIVLPWAVAEELERAAAAAWRLVPASALEDPLAEYRTAFIERYGVGVGIPLGEVLDQSAGIGPPAHYLSGPEPARRDTGSEERDLIIGEIAQRAAAQDAREVVLDDAVIERLARHGDGRPPGFVEMCVQLLADSEEDLRTGRFGLVASPYSQRYRPGSLSGRFMRILPELGPAVAGLATELAGDGTGVVPAQLTTLLGSSRDLNVVQVPRLTDQTVRIGVFADRSRPGVLTVEDLAIAAHPDRLSVLSLRDGTEVVPELFSALNVAARVPFAARLVWEIGAARMPSWPLWSWGAAARLPRLPRVRHGRTVLIPARWRPDRRLAGSEAPFEDWRRSFEAWRRDWSVPGTVEAAVLDQRLRLDLGSELHLRVLRDELRRHPDLKLYEKPFGGEIGTGCTGGHATEVVIALRPASPRRVQAGTGPPPPVIGRNSRPVHQPGGEWLYLKVYAAARRHDEIIAHHLPLLLERAGSVADRWFFMRYHDDRPHLRLRFHGEPAALNSTLLPAVHDWAAGLAAAGTIQHIVIDAYRPEVTRYGGTLAIEAAEGLFGADSDAVIAQLGLRAKGLLDPPMELLAAANVLDLVERLHGEGWQEWILATFPKGSHHPAFQAGRRAAVRLLTAGSGRPDAAAVAGGDELAGLWLRRGMLAAPYARILSERPGTRDTAIRSVLHLHHNRLAGVDPEGEADVYAIVRGAVQAHLDRKRHESR; from the coding sequence GTGTCGGAAGAAGCAGAATTCCGGGCGGCGGGTTTCGCCATGGCCCGGCTGTCGGCACTTTCCACGATCCGCGAAGTCGTTCGTCCTGCTCATGAGTCCGGGTCGGCGGAACTTTCGGCCTTCCTGCTCGACGCGGCCGCCGATCCGTTCATCCGTGAGGCGGTGGCCGTGTCCAGCGCCTCCCTCGACGCGCTGCTGGACAAGCTGGTCTCCGGAGTGCCCGTCGAGCCGAAACGACTCCGGAGCGCGGCGTTGTCGATGACGCGCTACATCGTGCGCATGACGCACCGGCCGACCCCGTTCGGGCTGATGGCCGGGGTCGCGGCGGCGCGTCTCGACGACGAGCCGAAGATCCGGATCGGTGCCCGGCACCGCAAGCACGCGCGCGTCGACATGGCCTGGCTGAGTGCCGTCATCCGTCCGTGGGAGACCGCCCCCGCCGTACTCGAGCACCTGCGCGTGGTCGCCAACGACCTGTGCTTCGTCCGTGGCGACCGGCTCATCATTCCCTACGCGCCGCCCGGCGACGCGAACTGGGGACTCGACGACCGCGAGCGGACCGTTCGCCACACCGGAGCGGTCAGGCTGGCCCTCGCCGCGGCCGGGACCCCGATCCGCCACGCCGACCTGGTCACCCACGTCCGCGAGGCGTTCCCCGGTATCGGCGAGGCCGTCGTCCGCCGCATGCTGGCAGGACTGGTCGAACACGACGTGCTCCTCACGGACCTGCGTCCGCCGGCCACCGCTGCCGACCCCCTCGACCATGTGCTCCAACGGCTCGCGTCGGTGAACGATCATCCTGGACACGCCGCGCTCGGACAGGTCCGCGTCCTGCTCGACGTGTACGAGGCGACGCCGCCCGGGAAAGGGCGCGAGGTCCTGCGGATCGCCGCCGGCGCCATGCGCGCACTGCACGTCACGGACCGGCCCGTCCATGTCGACCTGGCCATGGACGCCGACATCGTGCTGCCGTGGGCGGTCGCCGAAGAGCTGGAGCGGGCCGCGGCGGCGGCCTGGCGGCTCGTTCCGGCCTCGGCACTGGAGGATCCGCTCGCGGAGTACCGGACCGCGTTCATCGAACGGTACGGCGTCGGCGTCGGCATACCGCTCGGCGAGGTACTCGACCAGAGCGCCGGGATCGGACCGCCCGCCCATTACCTCTCGGGGCCCGAACCTGCCCGCCGCGATACCGGCTCCGAAGAGCGTGACCTCATCATCGGCGAAATAGCCCAGCGGGCGGCGGCTCAGGACGCCCGCGAGGTCGTGCTCGACGACGCCGTCATCGAGCGGCTCGCCCGCCACGGCGACGGTCGCCCGCCCGGCTTCGTCGAGATGTGCGTCCAGCTGCTGGCCGACTCCGAAGAGGATCTGCGTACGGGACGCTTCGGGCTGGTGGCGTCGCCGTACTCCCAGCGGTACCGGCCCGGCTCGCTGTCCGGCCGCTTCATGCGGATCCTGCCCGAGCTCGGCCCGGCCGTCGCCGGGCTCGCCACCGAGCTCGCCGGCGACGGAACCGGCGTGGTCCCCGCCCAGCTGACCACCCTGCTCGGTTCCTCCCGCGACCTGAACGTGGTCCAGGTCCCCCGGCTGACCGACCAGACCGTACGGATAGGGGTGTTCGCCGACCGATCGCGGCCGGGCGTGCTGACGGTCGAGGACCTCGCGATCGCAGCGCACCCCGACCGGCTGTCCGTCCTGTCCCTGCGCGACGGTACGGAGGTGGTGCCCGAGCTGTTCAGCGCCCTCAACGTGGCCGCACGGGTGCCGTTCGCGGCGCGGCTCGTCTGGGAGATCGGCGCGGCCCGGATGCCGTCGTGGCCGCTGTGGAGCTGGGGCGCGGCCGCCCGCCTGCCACGTCTGCCCCGCGTCAGACACGGGCGCACCGTCCTGATCCCGGCGCGCTGGCGGCCCGATCGGCGGCTGGCCGGCTCCGAAGCACCTTTTGAGGACTGGCGCCGGTCGTTCGAGGCCTGGCGTCGCGACTGGTCGGTTCCCGGCACCGTGGAGGCGGCCGTCCTCGACCAGAGGCTCCGCCTGGACCTCGGCTCCGAACTCCACCTTCGCGTGCTCCGCGACGAGCTGCGCAGACACCCGGACCTGAAGTTGTACGAAAAGCCGTTCGGCGGTGAGATCGGCACCGGATGCACCGGCGGGCACGCGACGGAGGTCGTCATCGCGCTGCGACCCGCGTCCCCGCGGCGCGTCCAGGCCGGCACCGGGCCGCCACCGCCGGTCATCGGCCGAAACTCCAGGCCGGTCCACCAGCCAGGCGGTGAGTGGCTCTACCTGAAGGTCTATGCCGCAGCCCGCCGCCACGACGAGATCATCGCCCACCACCTGCCCCTGCTGCTGGAACGGGCGGGTTCGGTCGCCGATCGCTGGTTCTTCATGCGCTATCACGACGACCGCCCGCACCTGAGGCTCCGGTTCCACGGTGAGCCGGCCGCGCTCAACTCCACGCTGCTTCCGGCGGTCCATGACTGGGCGGCCGGGCTGGCCGCCGCCGGGACGATCCAGCACATCGTCATCGACGCCTACCGCCCCGAGGTCACACGCTACGGAGGAACGCTGGCGATCGAGGCCGCGGAAGGCCTCTTCGGAGCCGATTCCGACGCCGTCATCGCCCAGCTCGGTCTTCGCGCCAAGGGGCTTCTCGACCCGCCGATGGAGCTCCTCGCCGCCGCGAACGTCCTGGACCTGGTCGAGCGCCTGCACGGCGAGGGATGGCAGGAGTGGATTCTCGCCACCTTCCCCAAGGGATCGCATCACCCGGCCTTCCAGGCCGGCAGACGGGCGGCCGTCCGCCTCCTCACGGCCGGCAGCGGCCGGCCCGACGCTGCCGCGGTGGCAGGCGGAGACGAGCTGGCCGGCCTGTGGCTGCGGCGCGGAATGCTCGCCGCGCCGTACGCGCGGATCCTCTCCGAACGGCCCGGGACACGGGACACCGCCATCCGCAGTGTCCTTCACCTGCATCACAACCGGCTGGCCGGAGTCGATCCGGAAGGTGAGGCCGACGTCTACGCGATCGTCCGCGGGGCCGTACAAGCACATCTCGACAGGAAGCGGCACGAAAGTCGATGA
- a CDS encoding LLM class flavin-dependent oxidoreductase, translating into MPLSSEPLRKLGFLTIGLFDEAVPRLGHESTLDIIELGERLGFDSAWVRHRHLQYGVSSPVAVLAAASQRTSRIELGTAVIPLGWENPLRLAEDLATVDILSGGRLNPGVSVGPPMRYAFREIDEVAFALPFTFDHGDYVKILTDIATRLGPALGWQAAS; encoded by the coding sequence GTGCCGCTGAGCTCGGAGCCGTTGCGGAAGCTGGGCTTTTTGACCATTGGGCTGTTCGATGAGGCCGTCCCTCGCCTCGGCCACGAGTCGACGCTCGACATCATCGAACTGGGTGAGCGACTGGGTTTCGACAGCGCCTGGGTACGGCACCGTCACCTGCAGTACGGCGTCTCCTCCCCGGTCGCCGTCCTGGCGGCGGCCTCTCAACGTACGAGCCGCATCGAGCTGGGCACAGCCGTCATCCCCCTGGGCTGGGAGAATCCCCTGAGGCTGGCCGAAGACCTGGCAACGGTCGACATCCTGTCCGGAGGGCGCCTCAATCCCGGTGTCAGCGTCGGTCCGCCGATGCGCTACGCGTTCCGGGAGATCGACGAGGTCGCATTCGCGCTGCCCTTCACCTTCGACCACGGCGACTATGTCAAGATCCTCACCGACATCGCCACCAGGCTCGGCCCGGCGCTCGGCTGGCAAGCCGCCTCCTGA
- a CDS encoding macro domain-containing protein translates to MKKIANAADPTRIYVIDELSLALDQLRRAAAGAGQRQVPVREIAAAIDRAPSTIQPYLRGQRLCPPDIYESILRALGVTNERLRPWLEAWERIAEGSAEAPKREQRPPRPLDYTSVFKYRVSEPTRPGATVSIVTGDIRRVRFVEIWVNSENTNMIMPRFEEFSTSAIIRFEGAVRDRAGHVVIDVIAEELAEKVNGHTPVAPGTAISTGSGELRNSNGVHNIVHVAAVQGEPGEGYRAVSNISRCVTNAMVEADRLLHNGSSVRSILFPLLGTGVGGGNKADTIRIMVNAAVGRLVEPDAPISSDQSGIRDVYVLAYTDRELALCVDEFDRNPRLILESKGSPA, encoded by the coding sequence ATGAAGAAGATCGCTAACGCGGCGGACCCAACGCGGATATACGTGATCGACGAACTTTCCCTCGCACTGGACCAGCTCCGGCGCGCGGCGGCCGGAGCGGGGCAGCGACAGGTCCCGGTTCGCGAGATCGCCGCCGCGATCGATCGGGCGCCGAGCACTATTCAGCCCTACCTTCGCGGGCAGCGACTCTGCCCGCCCGACATCTACGAGAGCATCCTGCGAGCCCTCGGCGTCACCAACGAGCGCCTTCGGCCCTGGCTGGAGGCATGGGAACGGATCGCCGAGGGCAGCGCCGAGGCGCCTAAGCGTGAACAGCGCCCACCCAGACCGCTGGATTACACCAGCGTGTTCAAGTATCGGGTCAGCGAACCGACGCGTCCGGGCGCCACGGTGAGCATCGTTACCGGTGACATCAGGAGGGTCCGGTTCGTCGAAATATGGGTTAACTCCGAAAACACCAATATGATCATGCCGCGCTTTGAGGAGTTCTCGACATCGGCGATCATCAGATTCGAGGGAGCGGTGCGCGACCGTGCGGGGCACGTCGTTATCGACGTGATCGCTGAAGAACTCGCCGAAAAGGTGAACGGTCACACTCCGGTGGCGCCCGGAACCGCGATCAGCACGGGCTCAGGGGAACTGCGGAACAGCAACGGTGTTCACAACATCGTCCATGTCGCGGCCGTACAGGGAGAACCCGGCGAAGGTTATCGCGCGGTCAGCAACATCAGCCGCTGCGTGACGAATGCCATGGTCGAGGCCGACCGCCTGCTGCACAACGGCTCGTCGGTGCGCAGCATCCTGTTTCCACTACTCGGGACCGGCGTCGGTGGCGGCAACAAGGCTGACACCATAAGGATCATGGTCAACGCGGCGGTGGGCCGGCTTGTCGAGCCGGACGCTCCGATTTCTTCCGATCAATCCGGCATACGTGACGTCTACGTCCTTGCCTACACCGACCGGGAACTAGCCCTGTGCGTAGACGAGTTCGACCGCAATCCCCGGTTGATCCTTGAGAGCAAGGGCTCACCCGCGTAG
- a CDS encoding macro domain-containing protein, with protein MNVSLPALGAAAVCLALALATFRWSTRAAAIGYRHTILVFAWLFTALSTTLITFSVFPSSTADGQILGVTLSGAGAFVFLIWTGALRAAEHAADRDARETRQARSDPAPQKPLDGQRTYLYRLTREARSDTARHIGVITGDIRRVQHVDAWVNPENTDMKMARIHERSISGTIRYEGAVHDRTGRVIDDVIADGLARAVRGRLPVAPGTAIVSTAGQLSRRNGVRCLIHTAAVQGEPGAGFRAVRELDRTVVNALRAAQQCSAQWTAIRSVLFPLLGTGHGGAEIRVTTRTLLLAAVDHLATTRAPNPATVLFLAYTQEELDACLSTLNACSRVRKVRRCDSWSTPKQPNNLQNQI; from the coding sequence ATGAACGTGAGCCTGCCGGCACTCGGCGCTGCCGCCGTCTGTCTGGCACTGGCCCTGGCGACGTTCCGGTGGAGTACCCGCGCGGCGGCGATCGGATACCGGCACACCATCCTCGTCTTCGCCTGGCTCTTCACCGCGTTGAGCACCACGTTGATCACATTCTCGGTCTTCCCGTCGTCGACCGCCGACGGGCAGATTCTGGGCGTCACGCTCAGCGGGGCCGGCGCGTTCGTCTTCCTCATCTGGACCGGCGCTCTGCGCGCGGCTGAGCACGCCGCCGACCGCGACGCCCGGGAGACGCGTCAGGCGCGAAGCGACCCTGCTCCCCAGAAGCCACTGGACGGCCAGCGAACCTACCTCTACCGCCTGACGCGAGAGGCGCGCAGTGACACCGCGCGCCACATCGGCGTGATCACCGGCGACATCCGGCGCGTTCAGCACGTGGATGCTTGGGTCAACCCCGAGAACACCGACATGAAGATGGCCCGCATCCACGAACGCTCGATCTCGGGCACGATCCGTTATGAGGGCGCGGTGCACGACCGGACCGGGCGGGTGATCGACGACGTGATCGCCGACGGTCTGGCCCGAGCCGTACGGGGTCGCCTCCCCGTCGCACCCGGCACCGCCATCGTCTCCACCGCCGGCCAACTGAGCCGACGCAACGGCGTGCGCTGCCTCATTCACACGGCCGCGGTACAGGGCGAGCCCGGAGCCGGCTTCCGTGCCGTCCGCGAGCTTGATCGCACCGTCGTCAACGCACTCCGGGCCGCCCAGCAGTGCAGCGCCCAGTGGACAGCGATCCGCAGCGTCCTCTTTCCACTGCTGGGCACTGGCCATGGCGGCGCCGAGATCAGAGTGACCACACGCACTCTGCTGCTGGCCGCCGTCGACCACCTCGCCACCACCCGGGCGCCGAACCCGGCGACCGTCCTGTTTCTCGCTTACACCCAGGAGGAACTCGACGCCTGCCTGAGCACACTCAACGCATGCAGCCGGGTTCGCAAGGTGCGGCGCTGCGATTCCTGGAGCACTCCAAAACAACCCAATAACCTGCAGAACCAGATTTGA
- a CDS encoding FAD-binding oxidoreductase, translated as MPPVRRAGLSISVKGSGHDWAGRALRAGGLTIDLSGLRQVTVDPATRTATIGGGATAADLIAETSRHKLVTATGTSSAVGMVGLGMGGGYGPGIGKYGLTLDNMISVEVVLADGRVVTADAANEPDLFWAHRGGGGNFGVVTSMRMRLHPLETALAGFMMFGWSDAAQVWAGVEGVLADAPDELSVGTGFVSAPDGSPAVLVSPTWVGDQATGEEYIARLEGLGTVLASQVGPLAWNVLIGFVDPVAPAGRHYALRTRSIAGFSGDVVEALIEAGDNRTSPLSNIPTSTMSIGPSPRSANTR; from the coding sequence GTGCCGCCCGTGAGGCGGGCGGGCCTGTCGATCTCGGTCAAGGGCAGCGGCCACGACTGGGCCGGACGGGCGTTGCGCGCCGGCGGGCTGACCATCGACCTGTCCGGATTGCGCCAGGTCACCGTCGATCCGGCGACACGGACCGCGACGATCGGCGGGGGCGCCACGGCGGCCGACCTGATCGCCGAGACGTCCAGGCACAAGCTCGTCACCGCCACCGGAACTTCGTCGGCGGTCGGTATGGTCGGCCTGGGCATGGGTGGCGGATACGGTCCGGGCATCGGCAAGTACGGGCTGACGCTGGACAACATGATCTCGGTGGAGGTCGTACTGGCGGACGGCCGGGTCGTCACCGCGGACGCGGCGAACGAGCCGGACCTGTTCTGGGCCCACCGCGGAGGCGGCGGCAACTTCGGTGTCGTCACCTCGATGCGGATGAGGCTGCATCCGCTCGAGACGGCACTCGCCGGTTTCATGATGTTCGGCTGGAGCGACGCCGCACAGGTCTGGGCGGGAGTCGAGGGCGTCCTCGCGGACGCACCCGACGAGCTGTCGGTCGGCACCGGGTTCGTGAGTGCCCCCGACGGCTCGCCCGCCGTGCTGGTCTCGCCCACCTGGGTGGGTGACCAGGCGACCGGCGAGGAGTACATCGCGCGGCTCGAAGGCCTCGGTACGGTCCTCGCCTCCCAGGTCGGCCCGCTTGCCTGGAATGTACTGATCGGCTTCGTCGACCCGGTCGCACCGGCAGGGCGGCACTACGCACTGCGTACGCGATCGATCGCCGGGTTCTCCGGCGACGTGGTGGAAGCCCTGATCGAGGCCGGCGACAACCGGACCTCGCCGCTGTCGAACATCCCGACCTCGACCATGTCGATCGGCCCGTCGCCGCGATCGGCGAACACCCGGTGA
- a CDS encoding CPBP family intramembrane glutamic endopeptidase codes for MTFDGSWAEGREAPPAPDAPDGPVRATTSGETRRWLRPPWVRLIVLLVAFVLADTVVGGIDQGLDDVPVVGLPVGVVLAALVLFAYVKAIRFVEHREVAELARDGAAADVRRGTLIGIVLFLACIGIIAMFGGYHAGWGSIGAMLTTFGLMCAVAAAEELIFRGVLFRIVEEMAGTWGALVVSALIFGALHLVNPDATVWGALGIAIEGGLMAGAAYAATRTLWLPIGLHLGWNFAEGGIFGVTVSGSHGTVGLLKGTLSGSAVLTGGNFGPEASLVAILICGIPTVVFLRLAARRGRIHPRPRRASAAAAEH; via the coding sequence ATGACGTTCGATGGCTCGTGGGCTGAGGGCCGGGAGGCCCCGCCGGCACCCGACGCACCGGACGGTCCGGTACGGGCCACCACGTCCGGCGAGACCCGGCGGTGGCTGCGCCCGCCATGGGTACGCCTGATCGTCCTGCTGGTGGCCTTCGTGCTGGCCGACACCGTCGTCGGCGGGATCGACCAGGGGCTGGACGACGTCCCCGTGGTGGGGCTGCCGGTCGGGGTCGTCCTCGCCGCGCTCGTACTGTTCGCCTACGTCAAGGCCATACGGTTCGTCGAGCACCGCGAGGTGGCCGAGCTGGCACGTGACGGCGCGGCGGCGGACGTACGCCGGGGAACACTGATCGGCATCGTCCTGTTCCTGGCCTGCATCGGCATCATCGCGATGTTCGGCGGGTACCACGCCGGCTGGGGCTCCATCGGCGCCATGCTCACCACCTTCGGCCTGATGTGCGCCGTGGCGGCCGCCGAAGAGCTGATCTTCCGGGGCGTGCTGTTCCGCATCGTCGAGGAGATGGCCGGCACGTGGGGCGCGCTCGTCGTCTCCGCGCTGATCTTCGGCGCGTTGCACCTGGTCAACCCGGACGCGACGGTCTGGGGGGCACTCGGGATCGCCATCGAGGGCGGGCTGATGGCCGGTGCCGCCTACGCCGCCACCCGTACGCTCTGGCTGCCGATCGGGCTGCACCTGGGTTGGAACTTCGCCGAGGGCGGCATCTTCGGCGTCACGGTGTCCGGCTCGCACGGCACGGTGGGCCTGCTCAAGGGCACGTTGTCCGGCTCGGCCGTGCTGACCGGCGGAAACTTCGGCCCGGAGGCGAGCCTCGTGGCGATCCTGATCTGCGGGATCCCGACGGTCGTGTTCCTGCGGCTGGCGGCGCGGCGCGGCCGCATCCACCCTCGCCCGCGCCGTGCCTCCGCCGCCGCCGCCGAGCACTGA
- a CDS encoding response regulator: MTDDPISVLVCDDQGLIRAGYVTIFAAQPDLAVVGEAGDGRAAVELARRLRPDVVVMDVRMPVRNGIEATRLLAGPDVADPVKVLVVTTFNLDEYVYEALRAGASGFLLKDTPPAELVAGVRTIAAGEALLAPAVTRRLIGRFGSRLRAAAPDPDGPLAALTDREREVLNLVAAGLSNAEIATAMVISHETVKTYVSRILTKLDLRDRVQAVVFAHRIGLVTACD; encoded by the coding sequence TTGACCGACGACCCGATCAGCGTGCTGGTCTGTGACGACCAGGGCCTCATACGGGCCGGGTACGTCACCATCTTCGCGGCCCAGCCCGATCTGGCGGTGGTCGGCGAGGCCGGAGACGGCCGTGCCGCGGTGGAGCTGGCCCGCCGGCTGCGCCCCGACGTGGTCGTGATGGACGTACGGATGCCGGTGCGGAACGGCATCGAGGCGACCCGGCTGCTGGCGGGCCCGGATGTCGCCGACCCGGTGAAGGTGCTCGTCGTGACCACGTTCAACCTCGACGAGTACGTCTACGAAGCGCTGCGCGCCGGGGCCAGCGGGTTCCTGCTCAAGGACACTCCGCCGGCCGAGCTGGTGGCCGGGGTGCGCACCATCGCCGCGGGAGAGGCGCTGTTGGCACCGGCCGTGACACGGCGGCTGATCGGCCGGTTCGGCTCCCGGTTGCGCGCGGCGGCGCCGGACCCGGATGGGCCCCTGGCCGCACTGACCGACCGGGAACGCGAGGTGCTCAACCTGGTCGCCGCCGGGCTGTCCAACGCGGAGATCGCCACCGCCATGGTGATCAGCCATGAGACCGTCAAGACGTACGTCTCGCGCATCCTGACCAAGCTCGACCTGCGCGACCGGGTGCAGGCGGTGGTCTTCGCCCATCGGATCGGCCTGGTCACCGCCTGCGACTGA
- a CDS encoding sensor histidine kinase codes for MIVTPMLDRARPAVTWWRGRGLAVRDGTLAVAVAVLAFVPGVAHEGVILGYNFRRDLDPLGLGLLLAQCLPLVARRRRPAWCLALIAAAFALHELLGYPATFASEGLIAALYSAGAYQERARRTLALAGSAGYAALAVALRAQGSPEQPVEFTTFYLVVLGGCCAAGTWMRARTRKESERRRQAADSAAARERARIARELHDVVTHHVTAMVVHADAAQMVAAEAPGRAVSGLATISDTGRRTLAELRYFLGVLDPVPEADRAPAVGRLGDLVENTRSAGQPVELIEEGERQPMTSGAELAAYRVVQEGLTNALKHASGRATMVRVRYGTAEVEIEVSTDGPGGATARAGAGRGLAGLRERVSVVGGELRAGSRPDGGFTVRARIPVASGH; via the coding sequence GTGATCGTGACGCCGATGCTCGACCGGGCACGACCGGCCGTGACGTGGTGGCGGGGGCGCGGGCTGGCCGTGCGCGACGGCACGCTGGCGGTGGCGGTGGCGGTCCTCGCGTTCGTGCCGGGCGTCGCGCACGAGGGCGTGATCCTCGGCTACAACTTCCGGCGTGACCTCGACCCGCTCGGCCTGGGGTTGCTCCTGGCCCAGTGCCTGCCGCTGGTGGCGCGCCGGCGCCGGCCGGCGTGGTGCCTCGCGCTCATCGCCGCCGCGTTCGCACTGCACGAGCTGCTCGGCTATCCGGCCACCTTCGCCAGCGAGGGCCTCATCGCCGCGCTGTACAGCGCCGGGGCCTACCAGGAACGTGCCCGCCGGACGCTGGCCCTCGCCGGGTCCGCCGGGTACGCCGCCCTCGCGGTCGCGCTGCGCGCGCAGGGCTCACCCGAGCAGCCGGTGGAGTTCACCACGTTCTACCTGGTCGTCCTCGGCGGCTGCTGCGCGGCGGGCACCTGGATGCGTGCGCGTACCCGCAAGGAGTCCGAACGACGACGGCAGGCCGCCGACTCGGCGGCCGCGCGGGAGCGGGCCCGCATCGCGCGGGAGCTGCACGACGTGGTGACCCACCACGTCACCGCCATGGTCGTCCACGCGGACGCCGCCCAGATGGTCGCCGCCGAGGCACCCGGCCGCGCGGTGAGCGGACTGGCCACGATCAGCGACACCGGCCGCCGCACGCTGGCCGAGCTGCGGTACTTCCTCGGCGTGCTGGACCCGGTCCCCGAGGCGGATCGGGCACCGGCGGTGGGCCGGCTGGGGGACCTCGTCGAGAACACACGCTCGGCCGGCCAGCCGGTCGAACTGATCGAAGAGGGTGAACGGCAGCCGATGACCAGCGGCGCCGAACTGGCCGCGTACCGGGTGGTGCAGGAAGGGCTGACCAACGCGCTCAAGCACGCATCCGGGCGCGCGACGATGGTACGGGTCCGCTACGGCACCGCCGAGGTCGAGATCGAGGTGAGCACCGACGGCCCGGGGGGCGCCACGGCACGGGCCGGCGCGGGACGCGGACTGGCCGGGCTGCGCGAGCGGGTCAGCGTGGTCGGCGGCGAGCTACGCGCCGGCAGCCGTCCGGACGGTGGCTTCACCGTGCGCGCCCGCATCCCGGTGGCGAGCGGGCATTGA